In the Flavisolibacter tropicus genome, one interval contains:
- a CDS encoding SusC/RagA family TonB-linked outer membrane protein: MRSVLSGSTAALCLFLCTAQSSSAQKLPSSGQPSNVSAVSIQKLKLTIRDLEDGALLDSVSVVVGSKKGYTNDKGYIELDSVRTYNSVSIYKTGYYPIVKKLKTEMQVFLLKKEKASGVAIINNGLFERPAEHTSGSTVVVSGNELRKVNALDFSEALRFYAPSFVVTRDNNNGNDPNASPDIKIRGSYSFPASAAVAGSATTENIGVQVNPSSGDFMANTIANPNQPLFFVNGVQVALRSALDIDINRIEKITLLKDAAATTVYGIRGGNGVVLIETVRPAEGKMRVSYNGQVQVTDADLSSYNLMTAQEKLAFEEQNGLYAANPELYKARQNQVLNKGVQTDWLRLPLRQGIGSKHALALDGGSDEMRYGLDFSYNDVEGAMKGSYRKTSSFGSFFSTRIKNVFLNNYLTFNKVNGANSPYGSFQNYAMQNAYWNPYDSITGKMTKLMEDAGGGKVYNPAYNGTLSTKDATDYTRIANTTDWVWHMGRGFKMNGKVGYSRQADQIDFFLPPGHTEYADYSPEQFFSRGEYFQVNNTFINIEAALGLNYQKKFGQHQLYVSTGATGQQTNSESEEIYVRGFTSDKLTDIAFGNSYANARPTSGKINTKLLSGFGNMAYSYDNRYQVEVSGNADASSQFGSDQLIAPHWSAAASWNLHQEHFFRSNKVLDLLKLRASVGTTGTNAFLSYLGQTSYNYYTDRQYIPTNGGFGTRGIGLGAYLTGFANENLKAPQTFKQNIGLDAVLLQKRLSIRFDAYRQKTTDLILPVYSPAYTGFQDFGYYENAGIIENKGFEFQVNYSIIRNAKKSIYWNLIFNGIHNEDLVLETNEYLDRLNAENDLSLDQTRPQQRYVVGKPLSGIWAVRSIGIKQAGQEVFKNLGDTYSTTWNAANKLMEGDRTPHLQGTLGTSLSIKNLSAGIYFTYQLDVEGYNQTLADKVENANLFYNVDKRAAANRWTPAGGEALYKPVMGATPTYATTRFIERNDQINCSTVSLAYTLPQSFSARIKAQNLKVGLMGNNLFGWYAMKAERGIYSPFQRQYTFSINTTF, encoded by the coding sequence ATGAGAAGCGTATTGTCGGGATCCACTGCAGCCCTTTGCCTTTTTTTATGCACAGCTCAATCTAGTTCTGCTCAAAAACTGCCCTCTTCCGGGCAACCAAGTAACGTCTCAGCTGTCTCAATACAAAAATTAAAACTCACTATACGTGATCTGGAAGATGGAGCCTTGTTGGACAGTGTATCTGTTGTTGTTGGTTCAAAAAAAGGCTATACCAATGATAAAGGATATATAGAACTGGATAGTGTGAGAACATATAACTCGGTTTCTATTTATAAAACGGGTTATTACCCTATTGTCAAAAAGCTAAAGACAGAGATGCAGGTATTTCTTTTAAAGAAAGAAAAGGCGTCTGGTGTTGCTATTATCAATAATGGTTTGTTTGAAAGGCCTGCAGAACATACGTCGGGCTCAACTGTTGTTGTTAGCGGGAATGAATTAAGAAAGGTCAATGCACTGGACTTTTCTGAAGCGTTACGATTCTATGCACCATCCTTTGTGGTTACACGAGATAATAATAATGGCAATGATCCTAATGCAAGTCCTGATATTAAAATCAGAGGCTCGTATAGTTTCCCGGCATCAGCAGCTGTGGCCGGCTCTGCAACTACTGAAAATATTGGTGTGCAGGTAAATCCCTCTTCCGGCGATTTTATGGCTAATACTATTGCCAATCCCAATCAACCGCTCTTTTTTGTAAATGGCGTTCAGGTGGCATTGCGTTCAGCCCTGGATATCGATATCAATCGTATTGAAAAAATAACCCTGTTAAAAGATGCGGCTGCAACAACTGTATATGGAATAAGAGGTGGTAACGGTGTTGTGCTTATTGAAACAGTACGTCCAGCAGAAGGCAAGATGCGGGTTAGCTACAATGGCCAGGTGCAGGTGACTGATGCTGATCTTTCCTCCTATAACTTAATGACAGCACAGGAAAAGCTGGCATTTGAGGAGCAAAATGGTTTATATGCCGCCAATCCTGAATTATACAAGGCTCGTCAAAACCAGGTGCTTAACAAAGGAGTACAAACCGATTGGTTGCGCTTGCCATTGCGTCAGGGCATTGGAAGTAAACATGCTTTGGCCCTTGACGGTGGAAGTGACGAAATGAGATATGGATTGGACTTTTCTTACAATGATGTAGAAGGGGCCATGAAAGGGAGCTATAGAAAAACAAGCAGCTTTGGTAGCTTTTTCAGCACCCGAATAAAGAATGTCTTTTTAAACAACTACCTGACCTTTAACAAAGTTAACGGTGCCAACTCTCCCTATGGAAGTTTCCAGAACTACGCTATGCAAAATGCCTACTGGAATCCATATGATAGCATTACCGGGAAGATGACCAAGCTGATGGAAGATGCTGGAGGAGGTAAGGTTTATAATCCCGCCTATAATGGTACATTATCAACGAAAGATGCTACAGATTATACTAGAATAGCCAATACCACCGATTGGGTTTGGCATATGGGTAGAGGTTTTAAAATGAACGGTAAAGTGGGGTATAGCCGGCAAGCGGATCAGATTGACTTTTTCCTGCCTCCAGGCCATACCGAATATGCCGATTATTCGCCGGAGCAGTTTTTCTCACGCGGCGAATATTTCCAGGTAAATAATACGTTCATTAATATAGAAGCAGCGTTAGGACTGAACTATCAAAAAAAGTTTGGACAGCATCAATTATATGTATCTACTGGTGCTACTGGTCAGCAAACCAACAGCGAGTCTGAGGAAATTTATGTAAGGGGATTCACCAGTGATAAACTGACCGATATTGCATTTGGTAATAGCTATGCCAATGCGCGTCCTACCTCCGGAAAGATCAATACAAAATTACTTTCGGGTTTTGGCAACATGGCTTATAGCTATGATAACCGTTACCAGGTAGAGGTTTCAGGCAATGCCGATGCCTCCTCTCAGTTTGGTAGCGATCAATTAATAGCACCCCATTGGAGTGCTGCTGCCAGCTGGAACTTACACCAGGAGCACTTCTTCCGTAGCAATAAAGTACTTGACCTGCTAAAATTGCGGGCCAGTGTAGGAACTACCGGTACGAATGCTTTCTTATCTTACCTGGGCCAAACCTCTTACAACTATTACACAGACAGGCAATATATACCAACGAATGGTGGATTCGGCACAAGAGGTATTGGTTTAGGTGCTTACTTAACTGGTTTTGCCAATGAGAATCTGAAGGCGCCACAAACATTTAAGCAAAATATTGGCCTGGATGCGGTATTGCTGCAAAAGCGCTTATCCATTCGCTTTGATGCATATCGTCAAAAAACAACCGATCTGATCCTGCCGGTGTATTCACCTGCTTATACCGGATTCCAGGACTTTGGGTACTACGAGAATGCTGGCATTATTGAAAATAAAGGATTTGAGTTTCAGGTAAACTATAGCATCATCCGCAATGCTAAAAAGTCTATTTACTGGAATTTGATCTTCAATGGCATCCATAATGAAGACCTTGTTTTAGAGACAAACGAATACCTTGATAGACTGAATGCGGAAAATGATCTTTCGCTTGATCAAACACGTCCACAACAGCGTTATGTAGTTGGTAAACCTCTGTCTGGTATTTGGGCGGTTCGCTCCATTGGTATCAAACAAGCAGGACAGGAGGTCTTTAAGAATCTTGGTGATACCTATTCCACCACCTGGAATGCCGCAAACAAGTTAATGGAAGGCGATAGGACGCCACATTTGCAGGGCACATTGGGTACATCTTTATCGATAAAGAACCTATCTGCAGGAATTTATTTTACTTATCAACTTGACGTTGAAGGATATAATCAAACATTGGCTGATAAAGTAGAGAATGCCAATCTATTCTACAATGTGGATAAGCGCGCTGCTGCTAATCGTTGGACACCAGCGGGTGGCGAAGCCTTGTACAAGCCTGTTATGGGCGCGACGCCAACCTATGCTACCACTCGTTTTATAGAGCGCAATGATCAAATTAATTGTTCTACAGTGTCATTGGCCTACACCTTACCACAAAGCTTTAGTGCAAGAATAAAAGCCCAAAATTTAAAGGTAGGATTAATGGGTAACAACCTATTTGGCTGGTATGCGATGAAGGCAGAGAGAGGCATCTATTCTCCTTTCCAGCGCCAGTATACTTTTTCAATTAACACCACCTTTTAA
- a CDS encoding RagB/SusD family nutrient uptake outer membrane protein, translated as MSKSIYIVAALLSLSITSCKKLLEESAPLQVGKEEIFSTEQGFKEVINGVYLQMGTQDMYGRDLSYGMLSVLGRSYDTTIKPELGELYYQAAQYNFQNGSVRSVMSNIWKTSYSSIANINYMLENMESHKALFTGNNYNTIKGEGLGLRAFLHFELLRLYAPSPAASGLTALAIPYMTKFSPYAVASSTTGVVLDSCIADLKNAEALLSETDMNTSRFSVWAAKGLLARLYLYKGDNVSALQYAKALINSGKFPLATATSDFLFSKEYLFSLYTFQNNIGLLYKTVFNTKAPLGLSVNGQTALFVTGAGSATADWRKSFVDPATGSTFSGTLIQPRKFVNSATTNNYITPLIRMTEMYYIAAECAAGNNDLGYATDLMDTVRVHRNLAKYTLASLPADSLNTEIKKEYQKEFLGEGQAFYYFKRKNLPISALPFTRVPVVAGASYVFVRPE; from the coding sequence ATGTCGAAATCAATATATATAGTGGCAGCTTTACTATCACTTTCAATAACCTCTTGTAAAAAGTTGCTGGAGGAATCCGCTCCATTACAAGTTGGTAAGGAGGAGATATTTTCCACTGAGCAGGGTTTTAAAGAAGTGATAAATGGTGTATACCTGCAAATGGGTACGCAGGACATGTATGGCCGGGACTTAAGTTATGGAATGCTATCTGTTTTGGGTAGAAGCTATGACACCACCATAAAGCCTGAGCTAGGCGAACTGTATTACCAGGCTGCTCAATACAATTTCCAGAATGGCAGTGTAAGATCGGTAATGAGCAACATCTGGAAAACATCCTATAGCAGCATTGCCAACATCAATTATATGCTGGAAAATATGGAAAGCCATAAAGCGCTGTTCACTGGCAATAACTATAATACGATCAAAGGGGAAGGGTTAGGACTGCGTGCGTTTTTGCATTTTGAATTATTGCGTTTATATGCACCATCGCCTGCCGCTTCAGGATTGACAGCACTTGCCATTCCATATATGACAAAGTTTAGCCCCTATGCTGTGGCCTCTTCTACAACAGGGGTCGTGTTGGATTCCTGCATTGCTGATCTGAAAAATGCTGAAGCGCTTTTAAGTGAGACGGATATGAATACATCTCGTTTCTCTGTATGGGCAGCAAAAGGATTATTAGCGAGACTGTATTTATATAAGGGCGATAACGTCAGCGCCTTGCAGTATGCGAAGGCGTTGATCAACAGCGGTAAGTTTCCATTGGCCACCGCCACCTCAGACTTCCTTTTTAGCAAAGAATATCTATTCTCTTTATATACGTTTCAAAACAATATTGGCTTACTGTATAAAACCGTCTTTAATACAAAGGCGCCGCTGGGTTTATCTGTTAATGGACAAACCGCCTTGTTTGTGACAGGTGCAGGTTCCGCCACTGCAGATTGGAGAAAATCCTTTGTTGACCCTGCAACAGGAAGTACCTTTTCGGGTACGCTAATACAACCGCGTAAGTTTGTCAACTCTGCAACTACCAATAATTACATCACTCCATTGATCAGAATGACCGAGATGTATTATATCGCTGCCGAATGTGCTGCTGGTAACAATGATCTTGGCTATGCTACTGATTTAATGGATACCGTTCGGGTTCACCGCAACCTGGCAAAGTATACGTTGGCAAGCTTACCTGCTGATAGCCTGAATACGGAGATCAAAAAAGAATACCAGAAAGAGTTCCTGGGAGAGGGACAGGCCTTCTATTATTTCAAACGTAAAAATCTACCGATCTCGGCCTTGCCCTTTACCAGGGTGCCAGTTGTAGCCGGTGCATCGTATGTTTTTGTAAGACCTGAATAA
- a CDS encoding SusC/RagA family TonB-linked outer membrane protein → MFRSNKNSQPNTFFLSTTIKCCLLALTLILGAVQAKSQENIIEELKGVVKSDNGDLLAGASVFVQGTRQVTTAGKDGSFILKNVAANATIRVSFVGHTPREIKLKSGQTFIEVRLSSNAATLSDVVVNVGLYKRPKGNFTGAAKSFSGEELKSVNPTNVLQALAIVEPSMRIVENNALGNDPNQLPILQLRGQNNLPITTQGTTSSAATPVSNGDMMSSYLLNPNQPLIIVDGFQATLQSLYDMDINRIASITVLKDAAATVAYGAKAANGVIVVETKQPLPGKLQISYSVNGSVELADLSSYRLLNAKDFLEAQRLAGIYSDPDNHYNDVALKQWYDYRLNQVQSGVNTYWLSQPLTTGHTLSHSLSVGGGSGNFRYGLSLNYNDASGVMKGSGRKNFGLNYNLNYVLPNFRFSNTSSINSSRGNNSPWGSFSDYAKQFPYFRPYDDAGNIVKLFEPTAAELGFLIPAPGGKTYTNSMYNATLNMVDYSNYWSYSNATNIDWSINSNFKVQANFRLSTNLPQSEKFLPADHTDFADDVLGRFVDLGSYTKSTGKNSAIDGRVGLTYNKSIGKHLILTALGISGQQTSGNSLTLKTTGIPNDYLGELGAANGYGLTSKPSSLINNTRSLSQFLSVSYSYNDRYTAEATANASGSSQFGSNNRFAPFWAGGLSWNVDKEKFFKKNWFIQQLKFRGSSGITGNQNFAASMAQQIYNYNLSNEYRGQLGAYTNAYANPNLKWQQTLKNNLGVQTSLLNGHILLNAELFVEKTNNLILPLDVAPSTGFATYQDNLGAVESKGYELSVSMPIIRNRARNIFWSLAFNTGHATTIITKLSPAIDAINKKNNEKDNTIDGAKKQQTPLPRFVVGQSMSTIWAVRSLGIDPATGKEVFLKLDGSKTFDWDANDKYPVADAQAKFKGMFASNLTFKAFTFNINLSYQLGGYKYNQTLADKIENVDLKSTNADIRVLTERWKQPGDVTSYKALTANGNTGVLMTNATSRFVQRDNFIEASSITVGYNFPNNLNWVKRLKLSTPKLFITQNQVFRWGTIEVERGTAYPFTRRFNLGLTSTF, encoded by the coding sequence ATGTTTCGTAGCAACAAAAATAGTCAACCTAACACTTTCTTCCTTTCAACAACTATTAAGTGTTGTTTATTGGCATTGACGCTGATATTGGGTGCTGTACAGGCAAAATCCCAGGAAAATATTATTGAGGAACTAAAAGGTGTAGTTAAAAGCGATAATGGTGATTTGTTGGCAGGAGCCAGTGTTTTTGTACAAGGTACCAGGCAAGTGACCACTGCAGGGAAGGATGGTTCTTTTATACTGAAAAATGTTGCAGCCAATGCCACCATCAGGGTGTCATTTGTTGGTCACACGCCTAGAGAAATTAAATTAAAATCTGGCCAAACCTTTATAGAAGTACGTTTGAGTAGTAATGCTGCTACTTTGTCTGATGTGGTAGTGAATGTGGGATTGTATAAGCGTCCAAAAGGAAACTTCACCGGTGCTGCCAAATCATTTAGCGGAGAAGAATTGAAATCCGTGAATCCTACCAACGTATTACAAGCTTTAGCAATAGTAGAGCCATCTATGCGTATTGTTGAAAACAATGCCTTGGGTAATGATCCTAACCAGTTGCCCATTTTGCAGCTTAGAGGTCAGAACAATTTACCCATTACAACACAGGGAACTACATCAAGTGCGGCAACCCCTGTATCAAATGGTGATATGATGTCAAGCTATTTGTTGAACCCCAATCAACCGCTCATTATTGTAGATGGATTTCAAGCAACCTTGCAATCGTTATACGATATGGACATTAACCGTATTGCCAGCATCACCGTTTTGAAAGATGCAGCAGCTACGGTAGCCTATGGCGCCAAAGCTGCCAACGGTGTTATTGTTGTAGAAACAAAACAACCTTTACCTGGAAAATTGCAAATCAGCTACTCTGTTAATGGAAGTGTTGAATTGGCTGACTTATCTTCCTATCGTTTGCTAAATGCCAAAGATTTTTTAGAGGCACAGCGCCTGGCAGGTATTTATAGCGATCCGGATAATCATTATAATGATGTGGCACTGAAGCAATGGTACGATTATCGTTTGAACCAGGTGCAAAGCGGTGTGAATACGTATTGGCTATCACAGCCTTTAACAACCGGGCATACATTGTCGCATAGCTTGTCAGTAGGAGGAGGATCCGGAAACTTCCGTTATGGTCTTTCTTTAAACTACAATGACGCTAGTGGTGTTATGAAAGGTTCAGGGAGAAAGAATTTTGGCTTGAATTACAACCTTAACTATGTATTGCCAAACTTTCGTTTTTCCAATACTTCTTCCATCAATTCCAGTAGAGGAAATAATTCGCCATGGGGCTCTTTTTCAGATTATGCGAAGCAGTTTCCTTACTTCCGCCCTTATGATGATGCTGGTAACATCGTTAAGCTATTTGAGCCAACAGCAGCCGAACTGGGTTTTTTAATACCTGCTCCTGGCGGTAAAACATATACGAATAGTATGTACAACGCCACGCTGAATATGGTTGATTATTCCAATTATTGGTCGTACTCCAATGCTACCAATATCGATTGGTCGATCAACAGCAACTTCAAGGTGCAAGCCAACTTCCGGTTGTCAACTAATTTGCCTCAATCTGAAAAGTTTTTGCCAGCTGACCATACCGATTTCGCTGACGATGTTTTAGGCCGGTTTGTCGATTTAGGCTCTTATACAAAATCAACAGGTAAGAATTCTGCCATAGATGGTAGAGTTGGTCTGACTTACAACAAAAGCATTGGTAAACATTTGATTCTTACTGCGCTTGGTATTTCGGGCCAGCAAACGAGCGGTAATTCTCTTACCCTAAAAACAACGGGAATCCCTAATGATTATTTAGGGGAATTGGGAGCTGCCAACGGCTATGGCCTTACTAGCAAGCCTTCTTCCTTGATTAATAACACACGCAGTCTTTCCCAGTTTTTAAGTGTTAGTTATAGTTACAATGATCGTTATACAGCTGAGGCAACGGCTAATGCCAGCGGCTCTTCCCAGTTTGGATCTAATAATCGTTTTGCCCCTTTCTGGGCGGGTGGCCTTTCCTGGAATGTAGATAAAGAAAAGTTTTTTAAGAAGAACTGGTTTATTCAACAATTAAAATTCAGGGGTAGTTCTGGTATTACAGGTAATCAAAACTTTGCAGCATCAATGGCTCAGCAAATTTATAATTACAATTTGTCGAATGAATACCGTGGCCAGTTGGGTGCTTACACCAATGCGTACGCAAATCCCAATTTAAAATGGCAACAAACACTGAAGAATAATTTGGGCGTGCAAACCTCTTTATTAAATGGGCACATCCTGTTGAATGCTGAACTGTTTGTTGAAAAGACAAACAACCTGATTCTGCCGCTTGATGTGGCGCCATCAACGGGCTTTGCTACTTACCAGGATAATTTGGGTGCTGTAGAAAGCAAAGGCTACGAGCTATCAGTAAGTATGCCGATCATTCGCAATAGGGCAAGGAATATTTTCTGGTCGCTTGCATTTAATACAGGCCACGCTACAACCATTATTACTAAGCTTTCTCCGGCTATTGATGCGATCAATAAGAAGAATAATGAGAAAGATAATACCATAGATGGTGCAAAGAAGCAACAAACACCATTGCCCCGTTTTGTGGTAGGGCAGTCTATGAGTACCATTTGGGCAGTACGGTCTTTAGGAATTGATCCGGCTACAGGTAAGGAAGTTTTTTTGAAATTGGATGGTAGTAAAACGTTTGATTGGGATGCTAATGATAAATACCCGGTGGCTGATGCTCAGGCTAAGTTTAAAGGTATGTTTGCGTCTAACCTGACTTTTAAAGCTTTCACGTTCAACATAAACCTTTCTTACCAGCTTGGTGGATATAAATACAACCAAACCCTGGCAGACAAAATAGAAAACGTTGATCTGAAAAGTACCAACGCAGATATACGTGTTTTAACGGAGCGATGGAAGCAACCTGGTGATGTAACCTCGTATAAGGCCTTGACGGCAAATGGTAACACAGGGGTTTTAATGACCAATGCTACTTCCCGTTTTGTGCAACGCGATAACTTTATTGAAGCGTCCAGTATTACAGTAGGTTACAATTTCCCCAATAACTTAAACTGGGTGAAACGATTGAAGTTATCAACGCCTAAACTATTTATTACTCAAAACCAGGTCTTTCGTTGGGGAACCATAGAGGTGGAAAGAGGTACCGCTTATCCATTCACCCGCCGATTCAATTTAGGGTTAACCTCGACTTTTTAA
- a CDS encoding RagB/SusD family nutrient uptake outer membrane protein, whose amino-acid sequence MKRIHFNIKHLRNTGMNTRLWKVAIGLLLLAPGITGCKKFLDVQPKDKVPESILFNDEQGFKDAMLGVYLALDKPQNGGTYGLYTTNLTMGMLSTLAYNYDNAKTVSVGNNGFYSNVVSYNYADAGVKAEMAGIWGGMYNTISNINNLLSKIDNKRDVFTRDNYFRVKGEAIGARAMLHFDLLRLFGQSPATGLNEKAIPYVRHFDIRPTSFSTVSEALDSCIQDLHLAKGLLALTDTSALSHASYDLFTGYTQNHINYWAVEALLARAHMYKGNLDSANYYAAAVIGSNKFPLITSNVAAATNLTRDRLFSQELLFSVYSKNVKNYNGLFDVSSGTPFRLMPAGKTALYTTGSGSANDYRNISWFDNNQAGVQVPSKFFQDNNLPYQLQSNVPILRVSEMYYIAAEAANSKGDIGTGVSLLNQVRLSRGLAALNASGISTTDSVSTEIMREYQKEFMQEGQTFFYYKRLNKDLSKVTSTTSVIPANVYVFPLPDKELEYNH is encoded by the coding sequence ATGAAACGGATTCATTTCAATATAAAACACTTGCGAAATACAGGTATGAATACAAGGTTATGGAAGGTGGCTATTGGGTTACTACTATTGGCACCTGGCATTACTGGTTGTAAAAAGTTTCTGGATGTGCAACCAAAAGACAAGGTGCCTGAATCCATCCTGTTTAATGATGAACAGGGATTTAAGGATGCCATGTTGGGCGTATACCTGGCTTTAGATAAGCCGCAAAACGGTGGAACCTATGGATTATATACGACCAACCTTACGATGGGCATGCTTTCTACATTAGCCTATAATTATGATAATGCAAAAACGGTTTCTGTAGGAAATAATGGATTTTATAGCAATGTAGTATCCTATAATTATGCTGATGCTGGAGTTAAGGCTGAAATGGCAGGTATCTGGGGCGGTATGTACAATACCATTTCCAATATCAATAACCTATTAAGCAAGATTGATAATAAAAGAGATGTGTTTACCAGGGATAATTATTTCCGGGTAAAAGGTGAAGCTATAGGTGCACGTGCAATGCTGCATTTTGACTTACTACGTTTATTCGGTCAATCGCCAGCTACAGGGCTCAATGAAAAAGCCATTCCCTATGTGCGCCATTTTGATATACGTCCAACTTCTTTTTCTACGGTAAGTGAAGCATTGGATTCTTGTATTCAAGATCTGCACCTGGCTAAAGGTTTGTTGGCATTAACTGATACGTCAGCGTTATCCCATGCTTCATATGACTTGTTTACCGGCTATACCCAAAACCATATCAATTACTGGGCTGTTGAAGCCTTACTGGCCAGGGCACATATGTACAAGGGCAACCTGGATAGCGCTAATTATTATGCAGCGGCAGTAATTGGTAGTAATAAATTCCCCTTAATTACATCCAATGTGGCGGCAGCTACTAACCTTACACGCGATCGCCTGTTTTCTCAAGAACTATTGTTCTCTGTGTACTCCAAAAATGTTAAGAACTACAATGGATTGTTTGATGTCAGTTCAGGTACGCCATTTCGCTTAATGCCGGCAGGTAAGACGGCGTTGTATACAACAGGAAGTGGAAGCGCTAATGATTATCGTAACATTTCCTGGTTCGACAATAACCAGGCAGGTGTACAGGTGCCTTCCAAGTTTTTCCAGGATAATAACCTGCCCTATCAGTTGCAAAGTAATGTGCCCATCTTGAGGGTATCGGAAATGTACTATATAGCTGCAGAAGCTGCTAACAGTAAGGGCGATATTGGTACTGGCGTTTCCCTGTTGAACCAGGTTCGTTTGAGTCGCGGTTTAGCTGCTTTAAATGCATCAGGCATAAGTACTACCGATAGCGTTTCAACAGAGATTATGCGCGAATATCAAAAAGAATTTATGCAGGAAGGACAAACGTTCTTTTATTATAAGCGATTGAACAAAGATCTATCAAAGGTTACTTCTACTACATCTGTCATACCTGCCAATGTGTACGTATTCCCATTGCCGGACAAAGAACTGGAGTACAACCATTGA
- a CDS encoding DUF4843 domain-containing protein yields the protein MKKWTASILVAGILSVFTSCEPDKPLRFETADGIYFNAAADSIIYSFAKYPNRLVDTINIPVSVLGKPATQDREIGVMAVADTEGNAIENTHYKLLPPYKILANSTTALMPVVIYRSADLDNAPAVLKLQLKENDQFQLGISAKSSIKLKVGYLQKPPSWGDPTGFPWAGASTNFGTWTKTKYKLILEALYDPISGTTVTEFAGNRTVGQFPAINTQYLQAVINYIRTKYPGNYTGTGATLTDPDIPNNPVIKVGPANY from the coding sequence ATGAAAAAATGGACCGCTTCCATTTTAGTAGCTGGGATTCTAAGTGTGTTTACTTCTTGTGAACCGGATAAACCCCTGCGATTTGAAACAGCTGACGGTATTTACTTTAATGCCGCTGCTGATAGTATTATTTATTCATTTGCTAAATATCCTAACCGGTTAGTTGATACGATAAACATTCCCGTTTCAGTGTTAGGCAAACCTGCTACGCAGGATCGCGAAATAGGAGTAATGGCTGTTGCTGATACAGAGGGAAATGCAATAGAAAATACACATTATAAGCTATTGCCACCCTATAAGATTTTAGCCAATAGTACTACGGCACTGATGCCTGTCGTAATATATCGTTCAGCTGATTTAGATAATGCACCGGCTGTTTTAAAGTTGCAGCTAAAAGAAAATGACCAATTCCAGCTAGGGATTTCTGCTAAGTCATCTATAAAACTCAAAGTGGGTTACTTACAAAAGCCACCATCTTGGGGCGATCCGACCGGTTTTCCCTGGGCAGGTGCTAGTACCAATTTTGGTACCTGGACCAAAACAAAATATAAATTAATCCTGGAGGCGTTGTATGATCCGATTAGCGGCACTACTGTTACGGAATTTGCAGGTAATCGTACCGTCGGACAGTTTCCTGCTATAAATACACAATACTTGCAAGCAGTAATAAACTATATCCGAACAAAATATCCAGGCAACTATACTGGTACGGGTGCTACACTTACCGATCCAGATATACCCAATAACCCTGTTATCAAGGTAGGACCTGCCAATTATTAA